One Channa argus isolate prfri chromosome 15, Channa argus male v1.0, whole genome shotgun sequence DNA segment encodes these proteins:
- the atp5mc1 gene encoding ATP synthase F(0) complex subunit C1, mitochondrial isoform X1: MNACAKFITSPALLRWGSRVFARPVSVSLFNRPEATVEQQLFLLSQALLPVSQSAVLSRSFQTSVVSRDIDTAAKFIGAGAATVGVAGSGAGIGTVFGSLIIGYARNPSLKQQLFSYAILGFALSEAMGLFCLMVAFLILFAM; this comes from the exons ATGAATGCCTGCGCCAAGTTTATAACTTCTCCTGCTCTG CTGCGTTGGGGGTCCAGAGTCTTCGCCCGGCCAGTCTCAGTCTCCCTGTTCAACAGACCTGAAGCCACAGTGGAGCAGCAG TTGTTTCTCCTCTCTCAGGCCCTGTTGCCAGTCAGCCAGTCTGCAGTCCTGTCCCGCTCCTTCCAGACCAGCGTAGTCTCCCGGGACATCGATACTGCTGCCAAGTTCATTGGTGCAGGTGCTGCCACAGTGGGTGTGGCTGGCTCAGGAGCTGGAATCGGAACAGTGTTTGGCAGCCTCATCATTGGCTACGCCAG GAACCCTTCCTTGAAGCAGCAGCTCTTCTCCTATGCCATCCTGGGCTTTGCTCTCTCTGAGGCTATGGGTCTCTTCTGTCTGATGGTGGCATTCCTTATCCTGTTTGCCATGTGa
- the ube2z gene encoding ubiquitin-conjugating enzyme E2 Z: protein MADSFGEESSGGALGIGVTGQGSGASLLPTLANSLPGGYAAASGAHSSPNPASPPLAAAAQSGLTAVVAPMSAVTATTAGFGNTFTPGSSPPVVAVHGSSPLSGIGLGVGGMAGVAGAGLLSQIHATSWDPTLSTDWDNEKASQQCILRIKRDIMSIYKEPPPGMFVVPDPQDMTKIHALITGPFDTPYEGGFFLFLFRCPPDYPIHPPRVKLITTGHNTVRFNPNFYRNGKVCLSILGTWTGPAWSPAQSISSVLISIQSLMTENPYHNEPGFEQERHPGDSKNYNECIRHETMRVAVCDMMEGKVPCPDALWSVMEKSFLEYYDFYEGVCKERLHLQGQNMQDPFGEKRGRFDYQGLLVRLSATHMRIREKSLAEDDQNDDDSDSDTSSSGTDPDSQGSSQP, encoded by the exons ATGGCGGACAGCTTTGGAGAGGAGTCCAGTGGCGGAGCCCTTGGCATAGGCGTTACCGGGCAGGGGAGCGGAGCCTCGCTGCTGCCGACTTTGGCCAACTCTCTGCCCGGTGGGTACGCGGCTGCCAGCGGCGCTCACTCTAGCCCTAACCCGGCCTCTCCTCCTCTGGCTGCGGCCGCACAGAGTGGCCTTACCGCTGTGGTGGCCCCTATGTCTGCTGTCACTGCCACCACAGCCGGGTTTGGGAACACATTCACGCCAGGCTCCTCGCCACCAGTCGTGGCCGTACACggctcctctcctctcagcgGTATTGGGTTAGGGGTAGGCGGGATGGCCGGGGTGGCAGGAGCGGGCCTTCTGTCCCAAATCCACGCCACCTCCTGGGACCCGACACTCAGTACGGACTGGGACAACGAGAAAGCGTCGCAGCAGTGCATCCTGAGGATAAAGAG AGATATCATGTCCATCTACAAGGAACCTCCACCGGGAATGTTTGTTGTCCCTGATCCTCAAGACATGACCAAG ATCCATGCCCTGATCACAGGGCCATTCGACACACCATACGAAGGCggtttcttccttttcttgttCCGCTGCCCCCCCGACTACCCCATCCATCCACCCAGAGTCAAGCTCATAACCACAGGACACAACACCGTCCGCTTCAACCCGAACTTCTACCGCAATGGCAAGGTTTGCCTCAGCATCCTGGG GACATGGACAGGCCCAGCATGGAGTCCAGCCCAGAGTATCTCATCTGTCCTCATCTCCATCCAGTCTCTAATGACTGAGAACCCCTATCACAATGAACCTGGGTTTgagcag GAGCGTCACCCAGGAGACAGTAAGAACTACAACGAGTGTATCCGCCACGAAACCATGAGGGTGGCAGTGTGTGACATGATGGAAGGCAAAGTCCCGTGTCCTGATGCTCTGTG GAGTGTGATGGAAAAGTCCTTCCTGGAATACTATGACTTCTATGAAGGAGTCTGCAAAGAGAGACTGCATCTACAGGGACAGAATATGCAG GACCCATTTGGTGAGAAGCGGGGACGTTTCGACTACCAGGGTCTGCTGGTTCGCCTCAGTGCCACCCACATGCGAATACGGGAGAAAAGCCTGGCAGAGGACGACCAGAATGATGATGATTCTGATTCGGACACCAGCTCTTCAGGGACGGACCCTGATAGCCAAGGCAGCTCCCAGCCCTGA
- the atp5mc1 gene encoding ATP synthase F(0) complex subunit C1, mitochondrial isoform X2: MNACAKFITSPALLRWGSRVFARPVSVSLFNRPEATVEQQALLPVSQSAVLSRSFQTSVVSRDIDTAAKFIGAGAATVGVAGSGAGIGTVFGSLIIGYARNPSLKQQLFSYAILGFALSEAMGLFCLMVAFLILFAM, translated from the exons ATGAATGCCTGCGCCAAGTTTATAACTTCTCCTGCTCTG CTGCGTTGGGGGTCCAGAGTCTTCGCCCGGCCAGTCTCAGTCTCCCTGTTCAACAGACCTGAAGCCACAGTGGAGCAGCAG GCCCTGTTGCCAGTCAGCCAGTCTGCAGTCCTGTCCCGCTCCTTCCAGACCAGCGTAGTCTCCCGGGACATCGATACTGCTGCCAAGTTCATTGGTGCAGGTGCTGCCACAGTGGGTGTGGCTGGCTCAGGAGCTGGAATCGGAACAGTGTTTGGCAGCCTCATCATTGGCTACGCCAG GAACCCTTCCTTGAAGCAGCAGCTCTTCTCCTATGCCATCCTGGGCTTTGCTCTCTCTGAGGCTATGGGTCTCTTCTGTCTGATGGTGGCATTCCTTATCCTGTTTGCCATGTGa